The genomic segment AAAGGCGAGAGGGTAATAAAATTAGCGTCAGACGGAGTGAGGATCGCCGTCAAATTGAGATAGATTTAGCTGGGGTAACTCTTCCTGCAGATTTGCTCAGTAGTGCGATCGCTCTGAATGAATACGGAATCAGTGAAGTAGAATTTTCCCAAACATCTACCTCAGCGCGTTTAGTTCTCAATGTGACTGAAGATAGTCCCGATTGGTTAGCTTCTTATAGCAGAATTGGAGATGGGGGCTTAGTATTATTACCCAAAAATAAATTAAGTTCCAGAGCAACTAATCGCTACAGTCAAACCGAGAATATACCCACCACCACTAGCAGTGCAACCTCCCAGGAAACAAGAACGATTGAATCTGTGACGCTCGCGGCTAATGGTTCAGAATTAATGGTTAATAGCGACCAAAAAGTCAAAGCTAAAGGCAGTTGGCAAGCTAATGGAGTCTATGAAATTCGCATTGATAACGCTAAACTAGCTTCTGATTTTAGTAGTCCGGGAGTTACTACCAATAGTACTCTGTCTCGCTTACGCGTTTGGCAGGAAAGTGCTGATACGGTGGTTATTCTGGTTCATCCGGCCCTAGGAGTACATCTGAATGGGGAAATTAAGCAACCTTCTGATCAAGTACTGGTGTTGCAACTGAGGGAATTGACAGCGGTTAATAGAACTCTGTATCGACCCAAAACCCCTCCTCTGCGTGATGAGTCGGTTCCCCTAGCCAGGGCGTGGGAAAGGGTTAATAGTAATCGTACTCCTCAAGAAAAACTGGTGGTTATTATCGATCCAGGACATGGAGGGAAGGATCCAGGAGCGATCGGTATTGGTGGGGTTAAAGAAAAAGAGTTGATTTTTCCCATGGCTCAACAAGTAGCGGATATCTTGGAAAAACAAGGTATACAGGTAATTATGACCCGCAAGAGTGACTATTACGTTGGTCTTGAAGATAGAGCGAAAATGGCTAACCAAGCGGGAGCGGATTTATTTATCAGTATTCATGCTAATTCCATGGGGATGAGTCGTCCTGATATAAATGGCTTGGAAACTTATTATTTTCAGGATGGTATACGCTTAGCGGAAACTATCCACAACAGTATCTTAAAACGGGTTGACGTGGATAACCGAGGTATTCGGCGCGCTCGCTTCTTCGTATTACGTGAAACTCAAATGCCCGCGGTACTTTTAGAGGTAGGCTTTTTAACCGGTAAAGAAGACGCTCAAAAACTCTCTAATCCTGATTATCGGAGTCAGATTTCTCAGGCGATCGCCGAAGGAATTTTACAATACGTTCGTAACCAAAGGCTTTAAATATAATCACCTATGGGAGCATCTACAAGCCAAAAAATTGGTGTTTTTGACAGTGGTGTGGGAGGCTTAACCGTTTTAAGACAAATGTACCAACAACTTCCCCATGAATCTATTCTTTATTTTGCTGATACTGCTAGACTTCCCTATGGTACTCGTTCCCCAGGGGAAATTTTACAGTTTGTCAGGGAGATTCTGACTTGGATGAATCAAGAGGGAGTCAAAATGGTAATTATGGCTTGTAACACAAGTTCTGCCCTAGCCTTAGAAATCGTACGTTCTGAATATGACCTACCAATTCTGGGAATTATCTTACCAGGTGCCCGTGCCGCCGTGGAAAAAGGTCAAAAAATAGGGGTTATTGCTACTCCTGTCACAGCTAATAGTCATGCTTATAGCCTGGCTATTGCAGAAATTAATCCTAAAGCTGAGGTATTGGAGGTGGGGTGTCCTGCTTTTGTGCCACTTATTGAGCAAAATTTAATTAATCATCCCTATACCAAGAGGGTAGCTGGACATTATCTCAATCCCTTATTGCAACAGGGTATTGATACATTAATTTACGGTTGTACTCACTATCGCCACTTGGAAAATGTCTTTCTAGAAATTCTGCCTAGACATATTCAACTCGTGGATCCGGCCACTTACGTGGTTAGCGCTGCCGCTAGAGAGTTAAGAATGTTGGGACTTAAAAATCGCAAAACATCTCAGCCTACTCGTTTTTGTGTGAGTGGCTGTCCCCAAAAATTCGCTTTTCTTTCTAAACAATGGTTGGGTTTTACACCAAAGGTTGAAAAGATTTCTTTACCTGTTCTTCCTGATCTGTTCGAGCCAAACTTATCAAATTACAAATTCCCGTCTCTGTAACTTACAATAGAACAATGACGGGAATATTGGTTTGCTTAAGTTTATTTAGGGTTGTCCGAGATCACGAGAAGGAGACACAGTAACTCTTCTTAAACGTTGGGCAAATAACAGCAGTAAGTAGATAGTTAGCAAATAAAGCGAAGCTAGAAGTACAATGAACACGACCATATTTCCCTGAGTCAGTTAAGGTGTACAAAAAAAAGGAGCAAAACCGAGCAGCCGCCCAAAAATGTGAAAATTCGTTACTAAGCCTTGTTTTCAGCCAAGTTCGCCCTAGATAGTTCAGTACAAGCTAAACGACACTCTTTGTTGCCAACTTCCTTCAGCCATGGCTGTCGAAGTTAATTGTTTAACTCAACCACACCCGCCTAATCTCTACAAGAAGGAGTTACTTTGCTGTATTATCCCTGAACTTCTATGGGTATAACTAGACTAGCCAACTCTTACACAGAAAAACGTACATTCCTCTGTCGGCTGGTAAAGTCACAATTAATTTTTTAAAACCATTATCCTTAAGCTAACATAAATTTTTGCAAATTGGTAAAAAGTTTTTCTCAAAAAAAAGCAAGAAAATTTTCCTCTCTGGGTTGGTTAGCTTAAAATAAATTAAAGAATATGTAAACTTTCGTAACTATCTTCCCAGACTGGGCTAATCAATGATTTCAGTAACTTCCCTGTTTATGCCTGTAGATAACGACCTACGTCTCTTGACAGCCAACCTCAAGAAACTAATTGGTACACGCCATCCCATTTTAGAAGCTGCAGCAGAACATCTGTTCAGCGCAGGAGGCAAAAAAATTAGACCCGCTATTGTCTTACTAGTGGCTAGAGCTACTATGCTTGATCAAGATATCACTCCTCGGCATCGGCGTCTAGCAGAAATCACGGAAATGATCCACACTGCGAGTTTAGTTCATGATGACATTGTTGATGAAGCGCAATTAAGACGAAATGTACCTACGGTTAATAGTTTGTTCGACAATCGTATAGCCGTCCTCGCGGGAGATTTTCTGTTCGCACAATCATCTTGGTACCTGGCCAACTTAGATAATTTAGAAGTAGTAAAGCTACTTTCTGAAGTAATCAGAGATTTTGCCGAAGGGGAAATTTTGCAAGGAATCAATCGCTTTGATACTAGCTTGTCTTTGGAAGCTTATCTAGATAAAAGTTACTACAAAACGGCATCTCTAATCGCCAATAGCGCTAAATCGGCTTGTTTATTAAGTGGAACGTCTCAAACTATAGCCGATAATATATACAGCTATGGTCGTAATCTAGGTCTAGCTTTCCAGATTGTTGACGATATCTTGGATTTTACTGGGTCAACCGAAGTATTAGGGAAACCCGCGGGTTCGGATTTAATCAGTGGCAATTTAACCGCTCCGGTAATCTATGCTTTGGAAGAAAAACCATTACTATCGGTTTTAATCGAAGGGGAATTTAGTGAAAAAGGAGATCTCGAAACCGCACTAGAATTAGTCAGAGAAAGTAAGGGAATCGAACGTGCTAAAACTCTAGCGCTAGAACACGCCAATCAAGCTGTTAAATATTTAGAAGGTTTAAAATCGTCTGAATCTTTTCAAGCTTTGCAAGAACTCCCAGATTACGTGGTTAGTCGAATATACTAATCAGCTTCGGTAACAAGGCGATCGCCTAACTAAACTAGCTCTGTGAATCCTTGGAGCGATCGCTACACTATTATTAACCATGTTGATTGTACAAAAGCGTTAAAGTGAGAAATAGTATAGTAGATTTAAATTCAATAAGCCGATATGCATCTAAGTGAAATTACTCACCCGAACCAGTTACATGGTCTGTCGGTTCGTCAACTCGAAACAATAGCACGGCAAATCCGAGAAAAACATCTGCAAACCGTAGCTACCAGTGGCGGACATCTCGGACCAGGGTTAGGAGTGGTTGAATTGACCATAGCACTGTATCAAACTCTAGACCTAGACAGAGACAAAGTAATTTGGGATGTAGGACATCAAGCCTATCCCCACAAAATGCTCACCGGGAGATATCACCAATTCCACACGCTACGCCAAAAAGATGGAATAGCGGGGTATCTCAAGCGTGGTGAGAGCAAATTTGACCATTTTGGTGCCGGGCACGCTTCTACTAGCATCTCCGCGTCTCTGGGTATGGCTTTGGCCAGAGATGCTCAGGGAGAAGACTATAAGGTCGTAGCTGTTATAGGCGATGGAGCATTAACGGGGGGTATGGCACTAGAAGCGATCAATCACGCAGGACATTTACCCCATACTAACTTGATGGTTGTGCTCAATGACAATGAAATGTCTATTTCCCCAAACGTTGGCGCAATTTCTCGTTATCTCAACAAAGTTCGACTCAGCGAACCGATTCAATTTCTCTCGGATAACTTAGAAGAACAGTTTAAACATCTTCCTTTTTTGGGTGAATCTTTAACACCGGAAATGGAAAGAGTCAAAGAAGGGATGAAACGCCTAGCTGTTCCTAAAGTTGGCGCAGTGATCGAAGAACTTGGCTTTACCTATTTTGGTCCAATCGATGGCCATAATTTGACAGAATTAATACATACTTTCAAACAAGGTCATCGAGTCAAAGGTCCCGTACTCATTCACGTTGCCACCGTAAAAGGCAAAGGCTACGAAATCGCAGAACAAGACCAAGTAGGTTATCACGCTCAAAATCCTTTTAATTTATCCACGGGAAAACCTATTCCTTCTAATAAACCTAAACCACCTGGCTATGCCAAAGTATTCGGTCACACCCTAACTAAGTTAGCGGAAAATAACCCCAAAATTATTGCCATTACCGCAGCTATGGCTACAGGTACAGGTTTAGATAAATTACACGTTAAACTCCCAAAACAATATATCGACGTGGGTATAGCAGAACAACACGCCGTGACTCTAGCCGCGGGTTTAGCTTGTCAAGGGATGCGTCCAGTAGTAGCTATTTACTCTACATTTTTACAACGCGCCTATGATCAAATTATTCATGATGTCTGTATTCAAAACTTACCCGTCTTTTTCTGTTTGGATCGCGCCGGTATCGTTGGTGCAGATGGTCCCACGCATCAGGGGATGTATGATATTGCTTACCTACGTTGTATCCCCAATATGGTGATCATGGCCCCTAAAGATGAAGCGGAATTACAGGAAATGATCGTCACTGGTGTTAACCATACCTCTGGACCGATCGCTATGCGTTATCCTCGAGGTAATGGTTATGGTGTTCCTTTGATGGAGGAAGGTTGGGAATCCCTAACCATTGGTAAGGGCGAAATTCTCCGCAACGGAGAGGATATCTTGTTACTCGGCTACGGTTCCATGGTCTATACTACCATGCAAGCGGCTGAAGTGCTTAGCGAGCACGGTATTGAAGCCACCGTGATTAACGCTCGTTTTGTTAAACCCCTCGATACTGAGTTAATTTTTCCCTTGGCGCGGCGCATCGGCAAAGTCGTAACTGTAGAAGAAGGTTGTTTAATGGGGGGATTTGGTTCAGCAGTGGCTGAAGCGTTGCTTGACAATGATATCTCAGTTCATCTCAAACGCTTTGGTATACCCGATCAACTAGTAGAACACGCCGAACCTAATCAATCTAAAGCAGGATTAGGCTTGAATAGCGATCAAATTGCTGAGCAAATTCGCGAAATTTTCTTTAAAAAGCAGTTTTCTCCCGTTAGTTAGCTCAAGGCTTAAGAAACCCCACGGTGAATAAGTTACCGTGGGATCTATTCAGTCAGATATAGCGCACTCGCGCAGGGGAAAGGTATACTAGATAATTATTAAGCGCGGTTTCAATTGTCCTAAACTTACCGAATATTGCTATATCATCAATCTTGTTATTCCTTTTCTAATCTTGATTGGGTTCTGAGAATAGCCTTTACTTACGGCATAATTTAAGTAGTAATCTTTGAGTAAAAAAGCGATGGGCGGGTTGTTAGTTGACAACCATCTTTGTGGGAATTAAGATTGTGTATGTGTCTTAGGTAATGGCAAAGAGACATCCTAATAAAGATATACGAGCCGCATTGGAGTATGCTGTAAGACGCGGATGGAGACTTGAGAAAGCTGGATCTCATGCTTGGGGTAAAATGTATTGCCCTTACAACGATTCTGAATGTAGATGTGGTGAATTTTGTATTGTTAGTATTTGGAGCACCCCTAAAAACCCTACCAACCATGCAAAACAGATTCGTCGAGTAGTAGATAAATGTATTTATCAAGAGGACAAATGACTATTTCTAAAAGAGGTTAACGGCAAATGCGAGAATATGAATTTACTCTAAAATTTAAACTCCCCACTTCTACTACCAATCCTGATATTTACGTTGATACCCTATATGAATCAGGCTGCGATGATGCGATTATCGGAACTGGTAAAAGGGGTTTTATCGCTCTTGATTTTATTCGTGAAGCATCATCACCATATGATGCCATGTCTAGCGCAATCAAAGATATAAGAAAAGCTATTCCAGAAGCAGAAATAGTAGGGGCTTCACCTAATTTTTATTGTGGAATTGATGTAGTAAAACTCTTGGGATGCTTTAGATAAAACAAAGAGTTGTTATCAATTGCCACATTGAGCTAAAATACTAGACTAAACCTTTAAAGCTGTAGTAATCCGAGGAGGCAATTATTGCTGAACAACTGAACCTGACCTTGAGCTTAAGAGGAACAAGAGAAGTCAGGGAAACTTACCAAATCTTGCGTCTGACAGGTCTTTTAGATGCTTACTCTGAACAAACCTTTCGCAAGGTCGTAGCATCTTGTATTAGTAAAGGGCCCAAGAATCTAGTTCTAGTCCTTTCTCAAATCGATTTTATCGATAGTTCTGGGTTAGGAGTCCTAGTGCAACTAGTTAAGGCTACTCAAAATGAGGGAGGAAGCTTACAAATTGTCACTAACGCCCGTGTTACCCAAACGGTAAAGCTAGCTCGTTTAGAAAGCTTTCTTCCTCTTCAGCCTTCTTTAGAAGCTGCTATAGAAAATATTAGTGCTTGATTAGGATTTAGGTATTCGGTTCTTAGATAGTCCTAAAATCCGATACCTTACCACAAAGAAAGTACCTCTGCTTGATTGGATTCCCTTGCCACTCTAATTAGGAGTCCTGCTAAACATAAACTGGAAATCATCGAACTACCACCATAGCTAAACAGAGGTAAGGGTAATCCCGTGGTAGGTAGAATCCCAGTAGCTACGCCAATATGAAGTAGAGATTGTCCCACCATAAAAACCATGACCCCGATCGCAATTAAACTTTGTACCAAATCCGAAGACTTAAGAGCGACTTTTAGCGCGAAAGTAGCGTAAGTTACTAGCAAAACCAAGAGTAGAAGACTACCAACGAAGCCGAATTCTTCAGCAAAAACAGCAAAAATAAAATCGGTATACTGAATAGGTAAATAAAAGAGTTTCTGTTGTGAAAGTCCTAAACCCGTACCCCAAAGTCCTCCAGAACCGATCGCCAACAGACTTTGAATCAACTGATAACCGTCTCCTCGAGGATCGTTCCAAGGATTGAGGAAAGACATCACTCTAAGTTTTTGATAACTACGCAAGCTGATACTAGTCACCGCGGTTAATACTCCAGCGATCGCTGTTCCCCCTAAATAAGTCAGGGGTAAACCTCCCGCTAAAGCGATCAACCACAATCCCATACCACACAAAGCCGTTGTACTTAGATTAGGTTGTAATAAAATCGCCCCTAAGAGAATTATAAACATCAACAACCAAGCTATACGTACCTCCCAACTGATTTTAAACCAGCGTCCAAAAACTAAGGCACTTTGTAAGACTAAAAAAGGTTTAATCAATTCCGAAGGTTGAATCAAAATTGGTCCCAAAGCCAACCAACGTGTAGCTCCATTAACTTCTGTTCCCATACCTGGTAAATAAGTCGTTAAAATTAAGCCTAAAATAATCAGAAAACCCCCAGAAGCGAACCTGAGAACTTGTTTAATGGGAGTTCTGACTAAAAAATAAAAGCAGATATTTCCCACCACACACCAGATTAATTGTCTTTTTAAATAATATAAACTGTCATTGTGTTCAAAATCGGCTTCAGCGAAAGAAGCAGAACAGAGACTGACTAAACCAATTAACAACCATAAAAAAGTTAACCAATGTAATAAACGAGCCCGACTGGACCATTGTTTCACTTCAGGATCGATAAAAGCAGTTACAGAGCGTATTATCATTTGCTATGTTAAAAAGTATAGCGCACTTGCGCAGAAGTAAAGCTTTTTTCAGCCACCGAATAGAATCCGGTGGTTCTAAGCTTTATTTCTTATAGAATAAACTAAAAGGCGTGATGCTATATTTCTGGGGCACTAGAACGATTAAAAGCGGGGGAAAGATAAGCTACTAAAGCGCCTAGACAGAACCCGAGAATGTTGCGAAATAGAGGTAAAAATTCTGTAGTTCTTGTAATTACAGGACCAATACCAAAGGCAACGAATAAAATAATCCAGAGAGGAGAGATAATTAAACCCCATTGCCAAGCTATGAGTTGGTTGGGTTTGCGGGGTGTGACTGCTAAGCCGAGTATAATACCACCAACTATAGAGGTAATCAGAGTTAGAATCCATTGTTCTTGAGGTAAACCAGGAACGACGCGACAGCCACCTTTGACTAGACAGCCTTCCACTGCGGCGAGGGATTGAGCGATCGCGTTATTTTCGCCGTTATCTCTGACGAAATAGAGATTCCCGAAGCGAGTTTGTAATTCTACCCAAAAAGTCCGAGGTAACAAAGGATAAACATCGTCTCCCACATTAAAAGCTAGCAAATTCCCGCCTCGAGAGTCGGCGACCAGAAGAACGCTTCTATCGTCTAAACCCCAAAACTTCTTGACTGCTCTGCCGGGAGTGCGATCGTATTGAGTCAGTACTCTGAGTTTCCATCCTGTTTGAGCTTCAAAACTCTCAATTTCTTTGATTATAGATTCTTCTTGTGCTGAGGGTAAAAAGTTTGCTAAATCGATGATTGGAGTTTGAGTATCTGGTAATAATTCGGGATTATCAAAGGCTTGAGCTTCTGAAGCTATCCCCCAGGAAGATAGAGCGATGATTAGAGCGACGATAATGCTTAAAACTCTTTGGTTAAAAGGGTATTTCATAATGTTACAATGCGTGTTTTTAACAAAACGTTCAATATCTTTACACTTGTTTACTTCATTTTAAGATAAGAAACCAAATTGAGCACAAAAAAGCGAAAAAATTTTTCCTCTATTGCTCAAGAGGAGTTTTCCAAGTTTTCCAAGCGGCTTTAATTCCCGCTGCCAAGCGAAGACTGTTCGATTGTGCCCCCTTAACTTGTTGACTGGCGTAGCTAATACCTTGATCAACTTGTTTAGCGACGTCAGTTGCTGTTTTAACCCCGGTATTAATTTCATCGGTTAATTCGGTAATTTCTAGACTCGTCAGACGCAAAGCTTCTAGAGTTGGAGGTAACTCTTGTCTGAGAGTATCGCAGAGTTTCTCAGCGCTACGAGCGGCTCGGGACAACTCTATTAGAGCGGGTATTGCCGTCACTAAAACAGCGGTTAAGCTTACAGAGACTAATAAAAGGGACAAGCCCAACCAAAACAAAGGTTCATTCACCAGTTTAATCAGTATGATTGATTTTTAATCATAGTACCCGTTAATAATCAATCAACGGTAATTTTAGTTGGAGCAGTTGGTGGTTCTTGTTTACCCGCTTCAACACCAGCTTTGATCGCTTTTTGCAGTCGATTCAGAGACTTTTCCCAACGTCCTCTAGCTTTGTTTGACCACTGTTTTCCCCGAAGTTGTGTAGTTGTTACTAGGTCTTCAGCCATTTCCGGTAGAGCATCCAGAGACTTTTTAACCAAGACTCTAGTTTCTTTACTCTTACCGAGAGCGAGCAATAAACCAGCAAGGGTACCCACTGCACTACCAATAACCAATCCAGTAATTAAAGTACTTTGCTTATTTGTTTTACTCATCATTAACCTTGGAAAGCCTACTTTTTATTTTAGCGTGAGGTTAAAATATCTATGTATTGAAAAAAATCTAGGCACCGTGATTACTAATACTGACTCTATCATCCTCTCTCCTAGTTACACTCTACCCCTATGGATTATCTTGTTGGCTCTACCTTTAAGCTTAATTAATCTCTGGTTAGGCTTAGTAGTAGCCTTGTTTGGTTTATTTCTGATGGTGCAAACCGCTACGATTAGATTGGGATTTACCCCAACGAGTTTAGAGGTGTATCGCTCAGAACAGATAATTCGGGTATTTCCCTATGCAGATTGGTTATCTTGGCAAATTTTCTGGACAAGAGTACCTGTTTTGTTTTATTTTCGAGAAGTTAAAAGTATTCACTTTCTCCCAATTATTTTCGATAGCAAGACTCTTAAACTATGTCTTGAGAAATATTGCACAATAGAAAAACCATTAGCTTAAGTGATTGATTGATGAATTCAGAAGAATTCCCTAACCTAGAGGATCTTTCCCCCCAAGTTGCTGATTTACAAGAGCAAAAGCAAAGCTTAGAGTCAGAAATAGCCGCCCTCCAAGAGCAAAAAAATCAACTACAAACTGGTATAAGTCGGTTAGTAGAGGATGGGTTAACAGAATTAGAACAGCGTAAACAAGCGCTACTAATTGCTATCGAACAGCTCGAACGTCGTCGCGATCGCCTTGAACAAGAAATGCGCAGCAACTTTGCTGGAGTCTCCCAAGATTTAGCGATTCGAGTACAGGGTTTCAAAGACTATCTAGTGGGTAGCTTGCAAGATCTAGCCGCAACTGCTGAACAGTTAGAGTTATCTCGTGCTGATGCTTGGGAAAATCCCCCAGAAACTCAAGAAAAACCTCAGCTTAGCCAAAAGGCTTTTAACCAGGAAAAACAGCAAATCAGACAACTGATCGATCAATATCGTAACCGCCCGGATTACTATGGACCTCCCTGGCAATTGAGAAGAACTTTTGAGCCGATTCACGCCGAAAGATTAGAAAATTGGTTAATAAACCAAGGAGGAAGGGGAGCGATCCGTTCCATGGGTTCGCGCTTACAAAATATTTTGATAGCATCAGCGGCGATTTCCATCATGTATAAAATGCATGGCGATCGCGCTCGCAGTTTAATTCTTGCCGATAGTCCCGAAAGATTGGGAGAGTGGCGTCGTGGTTTACAGGACTGTCTAGGAATTTCTCGCAGTGATTTTGGACCCAATCGGGGTATTATCTTGTTTGAAAGTCCCGAAGCTTTAGCCCAAAAAGCCGAACGCACAGTAGAAGAGAGAGAACAACCCCTGATTATTATTGATGAAATGGAAGAACAAGTCAGTCTTTCCCTGTTACAATTTCCACTGTGGCTAGCTTTTGCGCCTGAGCCACAACAAGCTCAGTCTAATTATCTCTACTAGGGTTAAATTATGTTTACATCAGGGCTAATCACCCTAGGGCTGCTTTTATTGGCCTATTTATTGGGCTCCATCCCTACGGGCTATTGGGTGGCTAAGTATCTTAAAGATATCGATATACGAGAATATGGTTCGGGCTCTACTGGTGCTACAAATGTACTTAGAAACGTAGGTAAGGGTGCCGCCTTGACGGTTTTAATCGTGGACTTACTCAAAGGAGCGATAGCGATCGCTTTAACTATCTTCGTTGTCAGGTCAACTTTACCCCTTGCGTGGGAATCTTGGTTAGTTATACTGACCGGTTTGGCGGCGATTGTCGGTCACAGTAAATCTATCTGGTTAAACTTTAGTGGGGGGAAATCCGTGGCGACGAGTTTAGGGGTTCTATTTTTAATTAACCCGGTCGTTGCTTTAGTTAGTTTAGGTGTGTTCTTAGTAGTTTTAGGAATATCCCGAATAGTTTCCCTAAGTTCTATCAGTGCAGCGATCGCCG from the Gloeocapsa sp. PCC 73106 genome contains:
- a CDS encoding N-acetylmuramoyl-L-alanine amidase translates to MKFHWLILSFCSVFLGCSPAEAAKLLSWRFDTNQNQLTIRTDAGVQPVVKLIQNPTRLVIDLPGTIADLSQLEQMVGGAIKSVRVGQFEADIARLVVELAPGYTLNPEEVKIRGLSSTQWIVNLPEPDRLSEISTKESEVPVNQPPNIESRDFQVTKNGLFIRYERREGNKISVRRSEDRRQIEIDLAGVTLPADLLSSAIALNEYGISEVEFSQTSTSARLVLNVTEDSPDWLASYSRIGDGGLVLLPKNKLSSRATNRYSQTENIPTTTSSATSQETRTIESVTLAANGSELMVNSDQKVKAKGSWQANGVYEIRIDNAKLASDFSSPGVTTNSTLSRLRVWQESADTVVILVHPALGVHLNGEIKQPSDQVLVLQLRELTAVNRTLYRPKTPPLRDESVPLARAWERVNSNRTPQEKLVVIIDPGHGGKDPGAIGIGGVKEKELIFPMAQQVADILEKQGIQVIMTRKSDYYVGLEDRAKMANQAGADLFISIHANSMGMSRPDINGLETYYFQDGIRLAETIHNSILKRVDVDNRGIRRARFFVLRETQMPAVLLEVGFLTGKEDAQKLSNPDYRSQISQAIAEGILQYVRNQRL
- the murI gene encoding glutamate racemase encodes the protein MGASTSQKIGVFDSGVGGLTVLRQMYQQLPHESILYFADTARLPYGTRSPGEILQFVREILTWMNQEGVKMVIMACNTSSALALEIVRSEYDLPILGIILPGARAAVEKGQKIGVIATPVTANSHAYSLAIAEINPKAEVLEVGCPAFVPLIEQNLINHPYTKRVAGHYLNPLLQQGIDTLIYGCTHYRHLENVFLEILPRHIQLVDPATYVVSAAARELRMLGLKNRKTSQPTRFCVSGCPQKFAFLSKQWLGFTPKVEKISLPVLPDLFEPNLSNYKFPSL
- the sds gene encoding solanesyl diphosphate synthase — protein: MISVTSLFMPVDNDLRLLTANLKKLIGTRHPILEAAAEHLFSAGGKKIRPAIVLLVARATMLDQDITPRHRRLAEITEMIHTASLVHDDIVDEAQLRRNVPTVNSLFDNRIAVLAGDFLFAQSSWYLANLDNLEVVKLLSEVIRDFAEGEILQGINRFDTSLSLEAYLDKSYYKTASLIANSAKSACLLSGTSQTIADNIYSYGRNLGLAFQIVDDILDFTGSTEVLGKPAGSDLISGNLTAPVIYALEEKPLLSVLIEGEFSEKGDLETALELVRESKGIERAKTLALEHANQAVKYLEGLKSSESFQALQELPDYVVSRIY
- the dxs gene encoding 1-deoxy-D-xylulose-5-phosphate synthase, which codes for MHLSEITHPNQLHGLSVRQLETIARQIREKHLQTVATSGGHLGPGLGVVELTIALYQTLDLDRDKVIWDVGHQAYPHKMLTGRYHQFHTLRQKDGIAGYLKRGESKFDHFGAGHASTSISASLGMALARDAQGEDYKVVAVIGDGALTGGMALEAINHAGHLPHTNLMVVLNDNEMSISPNVGAISRYLNKVRLSEPIQFLSDNLEEQFKHLPFLGESLTPEMERVKEGMKRLAVPKVGAVIEELGFTYFGPIDGHNLTELIHTFKQGHRVKGPVLIHVATVKGKGYEIAEQDQVGYHAQNPFNLSTGKPIPSNKPKPPGYAKVFGHTLTKLAENNPKIIAITAAMATGTGLDKLHVKLPKQYIDVGIAEQHAVTLAAGLACQGMRPVVAIYSTFLQRAYDQIIHDVCIQNLPVFFCLDRAGIVGADGPTHQGMYDIAYLRCIPNMVIMAPKDEAELQEMIVTGVNHTSGPIAMRYPRGNGYGVPLMEEGWESLTIGKGEILRNGEDILLLGYGSMVYTTMQAAEVLSEHGIEATVINARFVKPLDTELIFPLARRIGKVVTVEEGCLMGGFGSAVAEALLDNDISVHLKRFGIPDQLVEHAEPNQSKAGLGLNSDQIAEQIREIFFKKQFSPVS
- a CDS encoding STAS domain-containing protein, with amino-acid sequence MTLSLRGTREVRETYQILRLTGLLDAYSEQTFRKVVASCISKGPKNLVLVLSQIDFIDSSGLGVLVQLVKATQNEGGSLQIVTNARVTQTVKLARLESFLPLQPSLEAAIENISA
- a CDS encoding FtsW/RodA/SpoVE family cell cycle protein, with product MIRSVTAFIDPEVKQWSSRARLLHWLTFLWLLIGLVSLCSASFAEADFEHNDSLYYLKRQLIWCVVGNICFYFLVRTPIKQVLRFASGGFLIILGLILTTYLPGMGTEVNGATRWLALGPILIQPSELIKPFLVLQSALVFGRWFKISWEVRIAWLLMFIILLGAILLQPNLSTTALCGMGLWLIALAGGLPLTYLGGTAIAGVLTAVTSISLRSYQKLRVMSFLNPWNDPRGDGYQLIQSLLAIGSGGLWGTGLGLSQQKLFYLPIQYTDFIFAVFAEEFGFVGSLLLLVLLVTYATFALKVALKSSDLVQSLIAIGVMVFMVGQSLLHIGVATGILPTTGLPLPLFSYGGSSMISSLCLAGLLIRVARESNQAEVLSLW
- a CDS encoding TPM domain-containing protein, whose protein sequence is MKYPFNQRVLSIIVALIIALSSWGIASEAQAFDNPELLPDTQTPIIDLANFLPSAQEESIIKEIESFEAQTGWKLRVLTQYDRTPGRAVKKFWGLDDRSVLLVADSRGGNLLAFNVGDDVYPLLPRTFWVELQTRFGNLYFVRDNGENNAIAQSLAAVEGCLVKGGCRVVPGLPQEQWILTLITSIVGGIILGLAVTPRKPNQLIAWQWGLIISPLWIILFVAFGIGPVITRTTEFLPLFRNILGFCLGALVAYLSPAFNRSSAPEI
- a CDS encoding YtxH domain-containing protein, translating into MMSKTNKQSTLITGLVIGSAVGTLAGLLLALGKSKETRVLVKKSLDALPEMAEDLVTTTQLRGKQWSNKARGRWEKSLNRLQKAIKAGVEAGKQEPPTAPTKITVD
- a CDS encoding DUF3119 family protein yields the protein MITNTDSIILSPSYTLPLWIILLALPLSLINLWLGLVVALFGLFLMVQTATIRLGFTPTSLEVYRSEQIIRVFPYADWLSWQIFWTRVPVLFYFREVKSIHFLPIIFDSKTLKLCLEKYCTIEKPLA
- a CDS encoding DUF3086 domain-containing protein — its product is MNSEEFPNLEDLSPQVADLQEQKQSLESEIAALQEQKNQLQTGISRLVEDGLTELEQRKQALLIAIEQLERRRDRLEQEMRSNFAGVSQDLAIRVQGFKDYLVGSLQDLAATAEQLELSRADAWENPPETQEKPQLSQKAFNQEKQQIRQLIDQYRNRPDYYGPPWQLRRTFEPIHAERLENWLINQGGRGAIRSMGSRLQNILIASAAISIMYKMHGDRARSLILADSPERLGEWRRGLQDCLGISRSDFGPNRGIILFESPEALAQKAERTVEEREQPLIIIDEMEEQVSLSLLQFPLWLAFAPEPQQAQSNYLY